A single Mangrovimonas sp. YM274 DNA region contains:
- a CDS encoding YafY family protein, whose product MANSTHAHLRYNILDYCFRNKAFSFEELLRYVNEGITIYYPGEGISVRTLRDDLKVFRDKVNGFGAPLPEKVRVLKYSDPNFSIAQRPLLEYEQYLIDAAQQLLERFENDPKYDRLAEALIKFQDEEEQQDQDATQVLFYDHNEEYKGIKYLKPLYLAIKKKQVIQVVYKGFQDEETTSFEFHPQILKQYNRRWFVFGFNGTKETKEWSIPLDERLISFDFVDGVNYIESDTDWDIFFRTMVGVVRPKDAKVERVVVKFYNGRESYFKTKPFQPDYEEFFEEEKQDQVWFETIINKELVQQLLSYGQDVEVLEPEGLKEQLSEQSKTMQQYYCK is encoded by the coding sequence ATGGCAAATAGCACCCATGCTCATTTAAGGTACAATATTCTAGATTATTGTTTTCGCAATAAAGCGTTTAGCTTTGAAGAGTTATTAAGATATGTAAATGAAGGAATCACTATTTATTATCCCGGAGAAGGCATATCCGTTAGAACATTACGTGACGATCTTAAGGTTTTTAGGGATAAAGTCAACGGTTTTGGAGCACCATTACCAGAAAAGGTAAGAGTTTTAAAGTATTCAGACCCCAATTTTTCAATTGCTCAAAGGCCTTTATTAGAATATGAGCAATATTTAATAGATGCTGCTCAACAATTGTTGGAAAGGTTTGAGAATGATCCTAAATATGATAGGCTAGCAGAAGCTTTAATTAAGTTTCAGGATGAAGAGGAACAGCAAGATCAAGATGCAACTCAGGTGTTGTTTTATGACCATAATGAGGAGTATAAGGGTATAAAGTACTTAAAGCCTTTGTATCTAGCTATTAAAAAAAAGCAAGTGATCCAAGTTGTCTATAAGGGCTTCCAGGATGAAGAAACTACATCTTTTGAATTTCACCCTCAAATTCTAAAACAATATAACAGGAGATGGTTTGTTTTTGGGTTTAATGGCACAAAGGAGACTAAAGAATGGAGTATTCCTTTAGATGAAAGGCTTATTAGTTTTGATTTCGTTGACGGTGTTAATTACATCGAATCAGATACTGATTGGGATATATTCTTCAGAACTATGGTGGGAGTCGTTAGACCTAAAGATGCAAAAGTAGAAAGGGTCGTTGTAAAGTTTTATAATGGTAGAGAAAGCTATTTCAAGACAAAACCATTTCAGCCCGATTACGAGGAATTCTTTGAAGAAGAAAAACAAGACCAAGTTTGGTTTGAGACTATAATAAACAAAGAGTTAGTTCAGCAATTGTTGTCTTATGGTCAAGATGTTGAAGTGCTTGAACCTGAGGGTTTAAAAGAACAGTTAAGTGAACAATCAAAAACCATGCAGCAATATTACTGTAAATAA
- a CDS encoding restriction endonuclease subunit S, producing the protein MTLHEAIEQVLQNAEKPLLSRDIAEIINSQKLYKRKDGLPVSASQVTTRANNYSKLFTKEAGKIKLVKDDIISLKFQHYRNRLVHESNAIRTYGRANKIDLLVRALEELLHEDNYDYMYKIISEPEINYTNRNNHPREKLLVAHKLCDWFFKQSNNRSLRLSEKLITVLSGLNWFQNKDNAIETYFEGYNDFILKIAADNKEATFSIKEEYNPNLFNEFEYDNQINKVVSKLIDRGNFAYMRSQTTTTGIFIPPFRRSAARNSKGEFDLMLSKLQNNHVDLDKAILIVPSGVLSSQAFFRKEAREQIINSGALDTVVAFPNGMLENTAMNVSMLIFDFNIRDNQVFFLDASNKLVEDVSELVKTMNDKRYVKDVSRTVTNQDLFNYDLDPKRYVIDIDDIKVKPGHKLYHVGQLLEQRKFGSMFRNKSSLYVGGEYKLIKMGDIDKNGLYFEPKDNMLGIDHDEVENIDKHLVRGGVVLSAFNNKIKASVLPNDVSFALGQNVYWLKFYDNEVLDEYAARELTQSYVTKQVEYYSKGATIARLSMRDLMEIQIQIPNLEEQKNILFKEFRKSEKQVQGDNITNQEQDFIKTLKHTLKQPLSGLGNDFVSLKSFLNKKIKAKDTIGSNETIVPVFDTDTPEQIEIHTLKNTLDRMERAVTDMDYILEQAIKIISISEPIKESIQLKKFLQNIASEYPNIQFKITGKEVEFLADRKQLRILMHNFITNAIKHGFKDSLEKPTIWLEIKAKDTISFQLSIRNNGVPLPPEFTIQDFLAKGSSIRSDVGSGFGGFLIGLILKKHKATIELIKNEGLGIMPYNVEFLITLLK; encoded by the coding sequence ATGACCTTACACGAAGCTATAGAACAAGTACTGCAAAATGCAGAAAAGCCTCTTTTATCAAGAGATATAGCTGAAATTATAAACAGTCAAAAACTTTACAAACGTAAAGATGGGCTTCCTGTATCTGCTTCTCAAGTAACTACTAGAGCTAATAACTACTCAAAATTGTTTACAAAGGAGGCGGGTAAAATTAAATTGGTTAAAGATGATATTATTAGCTTAAAATTTCAGCATTATCGTAATAGGCTGGTACATGAATCCAATGCGATAAGAACTTATGGTAGGGCAAACAAAATCGATCTACTTGTTCGTGCACTAGAAGAACTATTACACGAGGATAATTACGATTACATGTATAAAATTATTTCAGAACCAGAAATAAATTATACAAATAGAAACAATCATCCTAGAGAGAAACTGCTTGTAGCTCACAAGCTATGTGACTGGTTTTTTAAGCAATCAAATAATAGGTCGTTAAGATTAAGTGAAAAATTAATTACTGTGTTATCAGGCCTAAACTGGTTTCAAAATAAAGACAATGCTATCGAAACCTATTTTGAAGGCTATAATGACTTTATATTAAAAATTGCTGCCGATAATAAAGAGGCAACTTTTTCAATTAAAGAAGAATACAATCCTAACCTTTTTAATGAATTTGAATATGATAATCAGATTAACAAGGTAGTCTCAAAATTAATTGATCGAGGTAATTTTGCCTATATGAGGTCTCAAACAACAACTACGGGTATTTTCATCCCACCATTTAGAAGAAGTGCGGCTAGAAATTCAAAAGGGGAGTTTGATCTTATGTTATCTAAATTACAGAATAATCATGTTGATTTAGATAAGGCAATATTAATAGTACCTTCAGGTGTTTTAAGTAGTCAAGCATTCTTTAGGAAGGAAGCAAGAGAGCAAATTATAAACTCAGGGGCTTTAGATACTGTGGTGGCATTTCCTAATGGAATGTTGGAAAATACAGCAATGAATGTGTCCATGCTTATTTTCGATTTTAATATTAGAGATAATCAAGTGTTCTTTTTAGATGCTTCTAATAAATTAGTAGAAGATGTCTCAGAGTTGGTTAAAACAATGAATGATAAAAGATACGTTAAAGATGTCTCTAGAACTGTAACCAATCAAGACCTCTTCAATTATGATTTGGACCCTAAGCGATATGTGATTGATATTGACGATATAAAGGTTAAACCTGGTCATAAATTATATCATGTTGGGCAATTATTAGAACAGCGCAAATTTGGCTCTATGTTTCGTAATAAAAGTAGTTTATATGTTGGAGGTGAGTATAAGCTAATCAAAATGGGAGACATCGATAAAAATGGTCTTTATTTTGAACCAAAAGATAATATGCTCGGTATAGACCATGACGAAGTTGAAAATATCGATAAACACTTAGTTAGAGGTGGTGTAGTGTTGAGTGCCTTTAACAATAAAATTAAAGCATCGGTTTTGCCAAATGATGTGTCTTTTGCATTGGGGCAAAATGTATATTGGTTAAAATTTTATGATAATGAGGTTTTAGATGAATACGCCGCTAGAGAATTAACCCAATCATACGTAACCAAACAAGTCGAGTATTATTCTAAAGGCGCTACAATAGCTAGATTGAGTATGAGGGATTTAATGGAAATTCAAATCCAGATTCCAAATCTAGAAGAGCAAAAAAACATTCTGTTTAAAGAATTTAGAAAATCAGAAAAACAGGTTCAGGGAGACAATATTACTAACCAAGAACAAGATTTTATTAAAACGCTTAAGCACACGCTTAAGCAACCCTTATCAGGTTTAGGCAATGATTTTGTATCATTAAAATCATTTTTAAATAAAAAAATAAAAGCTAAAGATACAATTGGGAGTAACGAAACTATTGTACCGGTATTTGATACAGATACACCAGAGCAAATAGAAATCCACACCTTAAAAAACACACTGGACAGAATGGAACGTGCTGTGACCGATATGGATTATATTTTAGAGCAAGCTATAAAGATAATTTCTATTTCAGAGCCAATAAAAGAGAGTATTCAGCTGAAGAAATTCTTGCAAAACATAGCTTCAGAATATCCAAATATTCAATTTAAAATAACGGGGAAAGAAGTAGAGTTTTTGGCAGACCGTAAACAATTAAGAATTCTTATGCATAATTTTATTACTAATGCCATAAAACATGGGTTTAAAGATAGTTTAGAAAAACCAACAATATGGTTAGAGATAAAGGCTAAAGATACGATTTCATTTCAGTTGTCAATTCGCAATAACGGTGTGCCATTGCCACCAGAATTTACAATTCAGGATTTCCTAGCAAAAGGAAGCTCAATTAGGTCAGACGTAGGTAGCGGATTTGGTGGATTTTTAATAGGTTTAATATTAAAAAAACATAAAGCAACTATAGAGC